The proteins below come from a single Leptospira bourretii genomic window:
- the dgcR gene encoding diguanylate cyclase DgcR: MEKEGKKILIIEDSELQRKLLNRWISNHGYVPIEAVSLSDARAIISQDQIDVVLLDWELPDGSGIELISEIFSSSPVGWLPIIMVTGHTEPENLKLAIEAGATDYITKPAKEIELLARIFSALRMKSLHDQLRETAIRDVMTGLYNRRYMEERIEQEFQRCKRHKHNLSLAMIDIDFFKKVNDTYGHETGDIVLKKIASELKSCLRKSDIISRFGGEEFVIVFPETGVPDATRVLDKIREKVSNIELESEAGQKFKVSFSGGVAGGDISEVENPIEILRTADKLLYEAKSSGRNRIIN, translated from the coding sequence ATGGAGAAAGAAGGAAAAAAAATTCTCATCATAGAAGATTCGGAATTACAGCGAAAACTTCTCAATCGATGGATTTCTAACCATGGTTATGTTCCTATTGAAGCGGTCTCTCTTTCTGATGCCAGAGCGATCATTAGTCAGGATCAAATTGATGTGGTTCTTTTGGATTGGGAATTACCGGACGGTTCCGGTATTGAGTTGATTTCTGAGATTTTCTCTTCTTCTCCAGTGGGTTGGCTTCCTATCATTATGGTCACAGGCCATACAGAACCTGAAAACCTAAAACTTGCCATTGAAGCAGGTGCTACCGATTATATCACAAAACCTGCAAAAGAGATTGAGCTTTTGGCTAGGATCTTTAGTGCTCTTCGGATGAAATCTTTACATGATCAACTCAGAGAAACTGCAATCCGCGATGTAATGACTGGTTTATATAACCGACGTTATATGGAAGAAAGGATAGAGCAAGAGTTTCAACGATGTAAAAGACATAAACATAACTTATCATTGGCTATGATTGATATTGATTTTTTTAAAAAGGTAAATGATACTTATGGCCATGAGACTGGAGATATTGTTCTAAAAAAAATCGCTTCAGAACTGAAGTCTTGTTTGCGAAAGTCAGATATTATTTCTAGATTTGGTGGGGAAGAGTTTGTCATCGTTTTTCCTGAAACTGGTGTACCGGATGCCACACGTGTTTTGGATAAGATAAGAGAAAAAGTCTCTAACATTGAGTTGGAATCAGAGGCAGGTCAGAAATTTAAAGTTTCTTTCAGTGGAGGTGTTGCTGGCGGAGATATTTCTGAAGTCGAAAATCCAATCGAAATTCTTAGAACAGCTGATAAATTATTATATGAAGCAAAGTCCTCAGGTCGGAACAGAATCATCAATTAA
- a CDS encoding glucan biosynthesis protein, which yields MKKLNIYLALIALVLCVIIIIRKNDLTLNKIATLMAISTPTEVFDFQAVDSIAKQKLKSKFTPTPEFKIPGLDGISYEDYRQIEYKPDVAIWKNLALPYQLHFFHPGHIYSNGIQIYEVINEKPKEIPYDASRFNFGDLPLADDFAELTKKLHYTGFRVHYPINQKEVLEEFLVFQGASYFRAISKGQVYGLSGRGLTINTGPKDKEEFPIFESFYIKRPNKTDTTITIYAIMNSESVVGSYEFIVNPGETTTIDVHAKIYLRKKIKRLGFAPITSMYLYGEADNPILGNIHPEVHDSDGLLTQNKMGEWEWRPLINPKKTQLTRIPLDSPLGYGLIQRDRKFKSYQDEKLKYHLRPSVWVEPKGDWGKGSLYLLEFTTNLDSDDNVTTFWEPAVPPNLNEGYEFRYTLHYTERSPKQHTLGKASAFYRGVDPLFPKEKVFTLYFTGDYLKALDRKTELEVIIKNNKITSDSIRYKIEKISELDQWRLQIWYPATTEESDWTVFLKNQNQRITETWMYRDGLSK from the coding sequence ATGAAGAAATTGAACATATATCTTGCACTCATTGCCTTGGTATTGTGTGTCATCATCATCATCCGAAAAAATGATTTAACTCTAAATAAAATTGCCACATTAATGGCGATATCAACCCCAACAGAAGTATTCGACTTTCAAGCCGTTGATTCAATCGCAAAACAAAAATTAAAGTCCAAATTCACACCTACTCCCGAATTTAAAATCCCGGGTTTAGATGGAATTAGTTATGAAGATTATAGACAAATTGAATACAAACCCGATGTAGCCATTTGGAAAAATCTTGCTCTCCCATACCAACTGCACTTTTTTCATCCAGGCCATATCTATAGCAATGGAATTCAAATATATGAAGTGATTAACGAAAAACCAAAAGAAATTCCCTACGACGCCTCTCGGTTTAATTTTGGTGACTTACCTCTTGCAGATGATTTTGCAGAGTTGACTAAAAAACTTCATTATACCGGTTTTCGTGTTCATTACCCAATCAATCAAAAAGAAGTTTTGGAAGAGTTTTTAGTTTTCCAGGGAGCATCCTACTTCCGAGCAATTTCCAAAGGCCAAGTATACGGACTATCGGGAAGAGGACTAACCATCAACACTGGACCCAAAGATAAAGAGGAATTTCCCATCTTTGAAAGTTTTTATATCAAACGACCGAACAAAACAGACACAACCATTACCATCTATGCGATTATGAATAGCGAATCCGTGGTAGGATCCTATGAATTTATAGTCAATCCTGGTGAAACGACTACCATTGATGTGCATGCAAAAATTTATCTTCGCAAAAAAATCAAACGCCTAGGTTTTGCACCGATCACGTCAATGTATTTGTATGGCGAAGCAGACAATCCCATTTTAGGGAACATCCACCCAGAAGTACATGACTCCGATGGGCTTTTGACTCAAAACAAAATGGGTGAATGGGAATGGAGGCCTCTGATCAATCCCAAAAAAACTCAACTAACAAGAATTCCACTAGATTCACCTTTAGGTTATGGACTCATTCAGAGAGATCGAAAATTCAAAAGTTACCAAGACGAAAAACTCAAATACCATTTAAGGCCTAGTGTTTGGGTGGAACCAAAAGGAGACTGGGGCAAAGGCAGTTTGTATTTATTGGAATTCACGACAAATTTAGATTCCGATGACAACGTCACTACCTTCTGGGAACCTGCTGTCCCGCCCAATTTAAATGAAGGATATGAATTTCGATACACACTTCATTATACGGAAAGATCACCCAAACAACATACCTTGGGAAAAGCATCCGCATTTTATAGAGGAGTTGACCCACTCTTTCCAAAAGAAAAAGTTTTTACCCTGTATTTCACTGGAGATTATCTAAAAGCTCTCGATCGAAAAACCGAACTTGAAGTTATCATAAAGAATAATAAAATCACTTCCGATTCTATTCGTTATAAAATAGAAAAAATTTCGGAACTAGACCAATGGCGTCTCCAAATCTGGTATCCTGCAACTACCGAAGAGTCCGATTGGACCGTTTTTCTCAAAAATCAAAATCAAAGAATTACCGAAACTTGGATGTATCGAGATGGACTTTCCAAATAA
- the mdoH gene encoding glucans biosynthesis glucosyltransferase MdoH, which produces MIKTQRSLFFLTFIIPVIWGFSLFIEIISFRGIEITEYYQFITLIFLLPMLSYGANTAFFGFLLSLKKKGDPLLKTKKIPDKELDFSALESIPVAIVMPVYEENEISIFSRIKVIFESTTKIHKLPKLEYFILSDTRTPEKWIKEEAAYIELCESTNNFNNFHYRRRKSNLNGKSGNIADFCRRWGKKYKYMIILDADSLVSGELIIQLIANMEKSPKAGIIQSSTKIFRTTTLFQKLTEFSSYLFSPFFLKGATYWQINATGYWGHNAILRVKPFMEHCALPHLPEYGGIGGKILSHDTVEAALMRKAGYDVYCAYELDGSYEESPPNIIDVLKRDQRWCQGNLQHFWFLFGKKIPFINRIHILNGILSYLNSPIWLCYILLSLWNYLEDSKYLNYSMLPEEYEFFKSQIYDPLYLKLLSLSLVLLFLPRVLSFFSLPILQIFKKLPAYLMETLFSILIAPIYMVYHSIFVFSILLNKRITWGPQNRDADSGYNLTYILSSFFGVTVLGLAAAYISYSHSTMLFVLTFPIWVGWILSIPLVIFTGKEHKTFNRLFETKFWEPNFDLIKNLENTLDSHKNSYLEGREFFFALVHPVFFHQHKQLQGNKTYQSKLPKSTEEDLVQLLKQGPNSLDRKTILRILSNRELLDSFYLKFWTSKKEDWADYWTTIWEEINPSFFPSISNNKKNDLNLQ; this is translated from the coding sequence ATGATCAAAACCCAACGCAGTTTATTTTTCTTAACTTTTATCATTCCTGTCATTTGGGGATTTAGTTTATTCATCGAAATCATTTCCTTTCGAGGTATTGAAATCACAGAATACTATCAGTTCATCACCTTAATTTTTCTTCTGCCTATGTTATCTTATGGTGCAAACACAGCCTTTTTTGGATTTTTACTCTCACTTAAAAAAAAAGGCGACCCATTACTCAAAACAAAAAAAATCCCCGACAAGGAATTGGATTTTTCGGCGTTAGAATCAATTCCCGTTGCCATTGTGATGCCAGTTTACGAAGAAAACGAAATTTCGATTTTCTCCAGAATCAAAGTAATTTTTGAATCAACAACCAAAATCCACAAACTTCCCAAGTTAGAATACTTTATCTTAAGCGACACACGGACACCAGAAAAATGGATCAAAGAAGAAGCCGCCTATATAGAGTTATGTGAATCTACTAACAATTTTAATAACTTCCACTACCGAAGAAGGAAAAGCAACCTAAATGGGAAAAGTGGAAATATTGCCGACTTCTGCAGAAGATGGGGAAAAAAATATAAATACATGATCATCCTTGATGCAGATAGCCTCGTTTCGGGAGAACTCATCATCCAACTAATCGCAAATATGGAAAAAAGTCCGAAAGCGGGAATCATCCAATCCAGCACAAAAATTTTCCGCACCACAACTTTATTCCAAAAACTAACCGAATTTTCTTCTTATTTATTTAGCCCTTTTTTCCTAAAAGGAGCAACTTACTGGCAAATCAATGCAACCGGCTATTGGGGCCACAATGCCATCCTAAGAGTCAAACCATTTATGGAACATTGTGCACTCCCTCACCTTCCAGAATACGGAGGAATTGGTGGAAAAATTTTGAGCCATGATACTGTTGAAGCTGCCTTGATGCGAAAAGCAGGATATGACGTTTACTGTGCCTATGAGTTAGATGGAAGTTACGAAGAAAGTCCACCTAACATTATCGATGTGCTGAAACGAGACCAACGTTGGTGCCAAGGAAATCTCCAACATTTTTGGTTTTTATTTGGAAAAAAAATTCCATTTATCAATAGAATTCATATTCTAAACGGAATTTTATCTTATCTCAATTCGCCCATTTGGTTGTGTTACATCTTATTGAGTTTATGGAATTATTTAGAAGACAGCAAATATCTGAATTACTCTATGTTACCCGAAGAATATGAATTTTTTAAATCGCAAATCTATGACCCACTGTATCTAAAACTATTATCCCTATCCTTGGTTTTATTATTTTTACCTAGAGTCCTAAGTTTTTTTAGCCTGCCAATCCTTCAAATTTTCAAAAAACTTCCGGCGTATCTCATGGAGACTCTATTTTCCATTTTGATTGCCCCTATTTATATGGTGTATCATAGTATCTTTGTATTTTCAATTTTACTCAACAAACGAATCACTTGGGGCCCACAAAACAGGGATGCCGACTCAGGATACAACCTTACCTATATACTCTCTTCCTTTTTTGGTGTGACAGTTCTCGGATTAGCCGCTGCTTATATCAGTTATTCTCATTCCACCATGTTGTTTGTTTTGACATTTCCTATCTGGGTTGGCTGGATTCTTTCAATTCCTTTGGTTATTTTTACAGGAAAAGAACATAAAACTTTTAATCGATTATTTGAAACAAAGTTTTGGGAACCAAATTTCGACTTAATCAAAAACCTAGAAAATACCCTTGACTCACATAAGAATAGTTATCTGGAAGGAAGAGAATTTTTCTTTGCACTTGTCCATCCAGTTTTTTTTCACCAACACAAACAACTACAAGGGAATAAAACTTATCAGTCAAAACTCCCAAAATCTACAGAAGAAGATCTTGTTCAGTTATTGAAACAGGGTCCAAATTCCTTAGATAGAAAAACCATCTTACGAATTCTTTCCAACAGAGAGTTGCTTGATTCATTTTATTTAAAATTTTGGACATCGAAAAAAGAAGATTGGGCAGATTATTGGACTACCATTTGGGAAGAAATCAACCCATCTTTTTTTCCATCAATTTCCAATAATAAGAAGAACGATTTAAATCTTCAATAA